The DNA segment TTGTTGTCTACAGCTTGTTTCaggttctatagtaaggtggttggttttgtggtagtctggcttcacatCCATTTTTCACGAGATCTAAAGGAAGTGTTGAAATATCGTCGAAAATTCCTCTGCCAACAATTCCCATTGCGGATGATCTCGGGCATCCCTACTTCAAAATCGGTAGTTGCCGAGGAAAACAGAATTATGCGTCTCCGCATAATGGAAATATGGGATGCTTGGGCCAATGGAAGAGAACCACCAAGTGTGATCCCTAGGTTTCCTGAGCTTTTTCCTAgagcaagtgggacctccaacgtCCCGATCAGTCACCCcaataccccactgggatatcctaccatcTCAACCCACTTtgttggaacaccttctgaggctcgcccccaggtgttGATGTCAGGTGTGGCCTCAAATATATTCACTGCGCCACCTTGCTCAGCTACGGCATAGCCTACACTACCCAGGCCTAGCTTTGACCCATCATCCTTCACCTTCCAAACACCATCCTTCCCACCAGAACCTACTCAATTCACTACAGGGTTTTACAATGAggaggaggaagatgaagcttTTACGGCTGCGGAAATTGAAGAGATCTGTGGGGCTTTTAGGCAGatgttgtatgaaacccacatggtccaaccaggggaaggctcaaacaccgctgaggtgctatacATGGTACCTAATGCCAAGctacaaaattggaaggctacgccattcccaatTAGGCGGGAGTtccggtagacctgtcctgccactttttctgtatcacgagttatttcagggtataactcggatgttttctttagtttcctgacttttaatttccaatgtaaaccctgttatcttcaaattcaatgaaatgaaatcaatatttcatcgttcatctctctattcattctgattttgttacttttttcttatttttcttcttttcagttctaataatgcagctttaaataatatgacatgcttgtggacttcatgcccaaatccaaacacgctgtctaactgtgaaataataaACCAAGAACCGtaatatgatgaagaagatgcttttagggaaataaatcgagaattggagcAATTTTAGAATAAACCTAAGCCtaacttaaatgaaaccgagccaGTAAATTTGGGTAATTCTGAAGAGGTTCAAgagaccatgataagcattcaacagatgaaagaactagggatgccttgatccaacttttgtttgagttcaaagatgtgttttcttggtcttacgatgacatgccaggattgagtgtcgatttggtggtccacaagttgccgacttaccccgattatccccctgtccagcaaaagcaaagaaagtttaaagctgatatcaatgacaagattaaagaagaggtaacAAAACAGTTGAAAacgggggtgatccgagtggttcgatacaccacttggttagccaatgtagttccagtgcgaaagaaagatgggaaaatccgagtgtgtgtggattacagagatctgaacaaagcGAGTCCTAAggacaacttccctttgccaaacatccacatcctcgttgacaattgtgccaaacatgagatacagtcttttgtggattgctatgctgggtatcatcaggacttaatggacgaggaagatgcggagaagATAGTGTTTACAACACCttagggaacttattgctacaggattatgccttttggtctgaagaatgtcggggcaacctacatgagagccatgaccaccatttttcatgatatgatgcaccaagagatagaggtgtatgtgaaCGGCgtgatcatcaagtccaagacccaggatgaccatgttcgggatttgagaaaattctttgagcggctaCGTAAATATTATCTGAaactaaatccagccaaatgtgcatttggggttccatctggaaaacttttgggattcatagtaagtcggaggggcatcgagttagacccaaaaaagataaagtccattcgagatctgcctcttccaagaaccaagaaagatgttatgagtttgCTTGGAAGATTgtactacatcagccgattcattgcccagTTGACATCTACATGTGAACCCATTTTCAAGCAGTTAAAGAAAGACGCAGCAATTAAATGGACAGGTGAGtgccaagaagcttttgacaaaatcaaagaatacatGTCGAAcccaccagtcttggtcctgcCTGAACTGGGAAAGCCTCTCtttttgtatctgacagtcttgaagaattcttttggatgtgtCCTTGGACAACATGACGTGACCGGGAGGAAAGAACAAGCAATCCACTATTTAAGCAAAAAGTTCACAAGCTATGAGGCCAAATATACcttgttggaaagaacttgttgcgctttaacttgggttgctcagaagctgaggcattacttgttggcctatACCACCTACCTCATTACCAGGTTGGaacctttaaagtacatattccagaaaccaatACCCACTGGGaggttagcaaagtggcagatcctgctcactgaatttgacatagtctacgtcactcgcacggcaatgaaagcccaagcattagcAGATCACTTGGCTAAAAACCCaattgatgatgaataccaacctttgagcacctacttcccggatgaagaggtaaattcagttgaggcaatataTGAGGACACCAATGCTTGAAAAATATTCTTTGGTGGGGTGGTGAAcacaaaaggtgttggaattggggcaatcttgatctcacccactggtcagcattatccagccacaacCCGATttcggtttttctgcacaaacaacactgccgagtatgaagcctacattatgggtatgaacatggcaatcgaccaagatgtcaaagaattgttaatcatgggagattcatatctgattatccgacaagcttagagagaatgggagacccgagatgtcaagcttattccttatatGCAACATTTGGAGGATTACAGCAGGCGGTTCAAGTTAGTGGAGTTCAGGTACTTCCCTCGTTGTCACAATGAGCTAGCTGATGCACTTGTTACTTTAGCCTCATTGCTACcatacccatgcaatgcccgCATTGATCCCTTAGAAATCCAAATCTGGGGAAGGCACGGTTATGTAATACGGTTGAGACAGAACCAaatattcagccatggtatcatgacatcaaaaggtTTCTAAAAACTAAAGAATACCTTGAGCAGGCTAGCGGTGACCAAAAGAGAACCCTTAGGCGGCACGcaagtggtttcttcttgagcggtgaTGTTCTGTACAAAAGAACTCTGGACCTCatcttgttaagatgtgttgacgccgaagaggccggaagaatcatatatgaagtgcacgcaggagtgtgcggaccccacatgaacgggtatgttttggcaaagaaaatccttcaagCGGGTTATTAGTAGATCAttatggaaaaggactgcttcagtttcgtccaaaaatgtcatcaatgtcaggtacacggtgatttgattcatgcgccgCCTACATAActgcatcctatgtcagcaccttggccatttgttgcctggggcatggacgtcattgggccgatTGAGCCGAAATcttcaaatggacatagattcatattggtcgctattgactacttcacaaagtgggttgaagcaattactctcaaatctgtcaccaagaaagctgtaatAGACTTCGTGCATTCTAACCTCATCTGCCGTTTTGGTATTTCTGCAACTATCATTATGGATAATGCTGCAAAtatgaatagtcatttgatgggggagatatgtgaacaattcaagataacgtaTTGGAACTCTACTCCCTATCTTCCTAAAGCCAATGGTTCCGTCGAAGCAGCAAAcacgaacatcaaaaagattttgagaaagttgattcaaagttccaggcagtgaCATGAAAATTtgtcttttgcattgttgggttatcgcactacggtgcgcaTATCGATTGGAGCAACCCCGTACCTTTTGGATTATGGAATTGAAGCCGTAATACccacagaagttgaaatcccttctctccggatcattgttgaagctgaaattgaagacagtaaGTGGGTCAAAATCTATctggaacagttaaccctgattgatgaaaagcgaatggccgcagtctgccacgggcagttgtaccaacaaagaatggcctatgcctacaacaagaaagtatggcccagaaattttgaagtggggcaatTTGTTTTAAGGTGTATCCTCccccatcatcaggaagcaaaaggaaaattttctcctaattggaaaggtccatacattatcAGGAAATTGTTGCCAAAAAGGGCATTATATCTGGGAGACAT comes from the Nicotiana sylvestris chromosome 4, ASM39365v2, whole genome shotgun sequence genome and includes:
- the LOC138889990 gene encoding uncharacterized protein translates to MDVIGPIEPKSSNGHRFILVAIDYFTKWVEAITLKSVTKKAVIDFVHSNLICRFGISATIIMDNAANMNSHLMGEICEQFKITYWNSTPYLPKANGSVEAANTNIKKILRKLIQTVIPTEVEIPSLRIIVEAEIEDSKWVKIYLEQLTLIDEKRMAAVCHGQLYQQRMAYAYNKKVWPRNFEVGQFVLRCILPHHQEAKGKFSPNWKGPYIIRKLLPKRALYLGDIEGNGPEIVVNADAVKRYYV